One Fulvitalea axinellae genomic window carries:
- a CDS encoding copper homeostasis protein CutC, with protein sequence MGHQKLIEICVYNTESARIAEASGADRVELCSGPLEGGTTPSAGLIADVRGNIGIGLYVIIRPRGGDFCYTESEFEIMKYDIQTAKNLGADGIVIGVLKADGTVDKARTKELVELAAPLPVTFHRAFDVARDPLKALEDVIDCGCVRILTSGQKATADLGADLIKRVNEQAAGRISIMPGSGVNPSNVADIVTRTDANECHFSAMELVDGLMEYRESEINMSSSGAIPENSLIRAAGEKVVDTRKILDELFSTAKAV encoded by the coding sequence ATGGGACATCAAAAGCTGATCGAAATCTGTGTGTATAACACGGAATCAGCGCGTATAGCTGAAGCATCCGGAGCCGACCGCGTCGAGCTCTGTTCAGGACCGTTGGAGGGCGGGACTACGCCAAGCGCTGGATTGATCGCAGACGTAAGAGGGAACATAGGTATTGGTTTGTATGTGATTATTCGGCCCCGCGGCGGTGATTTTTGCTATACCGAGAGCGAGTTCGAGATCATGAAGTATGATATACAAACGGCCAAAAACCTCGGTGCGGACGGAATCGTAATAGGCGTGTTGAAAGCGGATGGCACAGTGGACAAAGCCCGCACGAAAGAACTCGTGGAATTGGCAGCTCCGTTGCCAGTTACTTTTCACAGGGCATTTGACGTTGCGAGAGACCCCTTAAAAGCCCTCGAAGACGTAATTGATTGCGGATGTGTTAGGATTCTTACTTCGGGACAGAAGGCCACGGCCGACTTGGGAGCGGATCTGATCAAAAGGGTGAACGAGCAGGCGGCGGGAAGAATTTCGATCATGCCGGGTAGCGGGGTGAATCCTTCGAATGTGGCCGATATCGTTACTCGTACGGATGCGAACGAATGTCATTTTTCGGCAATGGAACTGGTGGACGGCCTAATGGAATATCGCGAAAGCGAAATCAATATGAGTAGCTCAGGTGCTATTCCTGAAAACTCCTTGATCCGTGCCGCTGGTGAGAAAGTCGTGGACACACGCAAGATTTTGGATGAACTTTTTTCAACGGCAAAAGCGGTTTAG
- a CDS encoding N(4)-(beta-N-acetylglucosaminyl)-L-asparaginase, with protein sequence MSSRRKFLKTTVLGSVLAGTFSGVANGAVRRKKGKGQKPVVISTWRNGIQANEEAWKTLISGGRALDAVERGVMVVEADPKDRSVGYGGRPDRDGNVTLDACIMDEHSNCGSVACLQNIMHPISVARKVMEETPHVMLVGEGAYKFARSQGFKKENLLTPESEKQWKDWLKKSNYKPVINIENHDTIGMLALDANGNISGSCTTSGAAWKLPGRVGDSPLIGAGLFVDNEVGGAVATGLGEAVIRTAATTITVEMMRQGHSPAQAAKLAIERIMRVHKNHPDMPNLQVGILALNKDGEYGGHSVRSGFNFSVCNSDGNRLEDAKFRLKWN encoded by the coding sequence ATGAGTAGCAGGAGGAAATTTCTCAAGACTACGGTTTTAGGGTCCGTATTGGCCGGGACATTTTCGGGTGTGGCAAACGGCGCCGTAAGAAGAAAAAAGGGCAAAGGCCAGAAGCCCGTCGTGATTTCTACTTGGAGGAACGGAATCCAAGCCAACGAAGAAGCTTGGAAAACCCTTATTTCCGGAGGTCGGGCACTTGACGCTGTAGAGCGAGGAGTGATGGTGGTCGAAGCCGATCCGAAAGACAGAAGTGTGGGTTATGGCGGTCGCCCCGACCGTGACGGAAACGTGACGCTTGACGCCTGCATTATGGACGAACACAGCAACTGCGGTTCGGTAGCCTGTCTTCAAAATATTATGCACCCGATTTCCGTAGCCCGTAAAGTGATGGAAGAAACTCCGCACGTAATGCTCGTGGGAGAAGGCGCTTACAAATTCGCAAGGTCTCAGGGATTCAAGAAAGAAAACTTGTTGACTCCTGAATCTGAAAAACAGTGGAAAGACTGGTTGAAGAAGTCGAACTACAAGCCGGTGATCAATATCGAGAACCATGATACCATCGGAATGCTGGCTTTGGACGCTAATGGAAATATCTCGGGTTCTTGTACTACAAGTGGAGCCGCTTGGAAACTTCCGGGCCGTGTAGGCGATTCCCCGCTTATCGGTGCCGGACTTTTTGTCGATAACGAAGTTGGTGGCGCTGTCGCTACGGGCTTGGGCGAAGCGGTAATTCGTACTGCGGCTACAACCATCACCGTTGAGATGATGCGTCAGGGACACTCGCCGGCACAGGCCGCCAAGTTGGCGATTGAGCGAATTATGAGAGTTCACAAGAACCATCCGGACATGCCGAACTTGCAGGTTGGAATCTTGGCATTGAACAAGGACGGCGAGTACGGCGGACATAGTGTGCGTTCCGGCTTCAACTTTTCTGTGTGCAATTCTGACGGCAACCGTTTGGAAGATGCCAAATTCAGACTCAAATGGAACTGA
- a CDS encoding DeoR/GlpR family DNA-binding transcription regulator, which yields MLKRERQDYILGQVRLNNKVLSSELSLELSVSEDTIRRDLRELSDNGKIRKVHGGAMSSTSYIPFSYEDRKVFGQEKKILIAKKALGLLRDDMVVMIDGGTTNLEIVKMLPQDFRGTFVTNCVPVASELAKYRKVETIMVGGRLVPNAQTATGADAIECVHNVRADLFFLGTRSIHPEQGVTDIDRDEVLVKKAMIGAAERTVSLATEDKLNIVQPFVAGKINQIDMLVTNLPAEAEHMHPFAEKGVKIL from the coding sequence ATGCTGAAGCGAGAGAGACAAGACTATATCCTGGGGCAAGTAAGGCTTAACAACAAGGTGCTTTCTTCCGAGTTGAGCCTAGAACTTTCGGTGTCGGAAGATACGATACGGAGAGACTTGCGAGAGTTGTCTGACAACGGGAAAATCAGGAAAGTGCACGGCGGTGCGATGTCTAGTACCTCATACATTCCCTTCAGTTATGAAGACCGCAAGGTTTTCGGTCAGGAAAAAAAGATCCTGATTGCCAAAAAGGCCCTTGGCTTGTTGAGAGACGATATGGTGGTTATGATTGACGGGGGAACTACGAACCTCGAAATCGTGAAAATGTTGCCCCAGGATTTCCGGGGAACCTTTGTCACCAACTGTGTTCCGGTGGCTTCCGAGCTGGCCAAATACAGGAAAGTCGAGACGATAATGGTGGGTGGCAGGTTGGTGCCAAACGCACAGACAGCCACAGGCGCCGACGCTATCGAATGTGTACATAACGTTAGAGCTGATCTTTTCTTTCTCGGCACACGGAGTATACACCCGGAGCAAGGCGTTACCGATATCGACAGGGACGAAGTCTTGGTGAAGAAAGCGATGATAGGCGCAGCGGAAAGGACAGTATCCTTGGCCACCGAAGATAAACTGAATATCGTTCAGCCCTTTGTAGCGGGAAAGATAAATCAGATTGACATGCTGGTTACCAATCTTCCGGCGGAAGCGGAGCATATGCATCCGTTCGCCGAAAAGGGAGTAAAAATATTATAA